Genomic segment of Notolabrus celidotus isolate fNotCel1 chromosome 1, fNotCel1.pri, whole genome shotgun sequence:
GCAACTCTGTGAAGGATGTCAAATATTGGAGTTACATGCTgcattaaagacacattttgctGGATTAAGGAACTGAAATAcctaccttttttttaaagagcaacTAATGGTTTGAGACAGATATTGCCCATATGTTCTGCTCGTCTTTATTCTTGCAGACCAATGGTCTGAGTCTCTTTAAGATTTGAGGATGTTTTGTTATATTCTACTAAACACTGATTTCCTGTAGgagaaacgggcaggtagcatcaccgctgacccctcacaccctggacacaaattcttcaaactcctcccctctggcaggcgctacagatcactgtgcgccaaaacaacccgccataagaacagtttcttcccccaggctgtcactctgatgaacactaaaccataacagtgtcagacctgtcagataaatactctctgtaaatatacgtgtaaataaacaatgcaacaattctccaagcagaattccatatttctattttttgtattatttaactctatttttttttgtgtaaaaactacctctgctactcaccactgcacttaatcatattattttagcctgtacatattagtcatgcctatttgttgttctttttgtatttatagctgatgttattattattttaattttatttttatttgtatgccttattcttatgccttgtacaaagagagcacagtttacctaagtcaaattccttgtgtgttcaagcatacctggccaataaagctgattctgattctgaagagttcagataaaatacaaaatcagCCGGGTGACATGCAGAGATTTCATCAACATGCAGGTGTACACTACCGTCTGGAGGATGTTTGAAAACTACAACCTAGTTTACAGACTTCAATAATCTTCACATTTCAAACTGAGAGCTTCATGAGGAGAAGGATAATATATCTAACCATATCATCTGCTTTTTGTACcatgaagacaaaaaataagTCAGATCGTTGTCAAACCTGTCATTTATTAAGAAGCTAAAACTTCAAGTTGAGACATTGTGTTCTGTTGTTGCTGTCCCTTCCTCAGCAGggtttaaacagaaaaacaacttgaCAGCAAGCACAGGATTTCAGGGATCAGGAAGAGTTTCTATAGAAGGATAACATGTCGTCTATAGTCGGTGCAGGCTGCTGGGATTGAGTGACATCTGCAGGCAGGCCAGGCGGCGGCGGCTGAGAATTGCTCTGTGGCTGAGGTGGATACTGGGGGGGATAATGGGGTGGATACTGGTTTGGATACGGTGAAAAAAATGGAGGAAGCATAGGAGGTGGTCCAGTAAactgaggaggaaaaggaggataGAACATAGGAGGGGGAAGCTGTGTATTATTAAAAGAAGGAGCAGACACAGGAGCTGAATATGGTGGCTGATCTAAAGGTGATGACTGGCATGAAGTCTGTGGTTGTGAAGCAGTCACAGGATGTTGTTGAggctgaggaggctgaggaggctgaggaggctgaggaggctgaagaggctgaggaggctgaagaggctgaggaggctgaagaggctgaagaggctgaggaggctgaggaggctgaggaggtGGGGGAGCAGTCTTAGGCTGAGACTGTGGCTTTTCCTTCTTCTCAGAGACTTCTCCTGGGTCCTTGGTCCACTTGAAGGACATCTTTGGCTTATTTTCATGAGTTTTACTCCTCTCTGGATTTTGCCTCATCCGCTCAGCAAAGTAAGCAGAAGGAGGGGCAAATTCTGAATCACGCTCGTCACGAAGCCGGGTTTTCCACTCACTGAACATAAACTCTGGAAGAAAAGGTTTAAAATGAAAAggtgacattaaaaaaattatttactttcattttaaaaactgtgttctTCAAGCACAAAGTCTGTGGCAAAGGTGTTTCAAGTTAAATTGGGATCCTTGTTTCTACCATTACAAATTTTACAAGTTATATCAACACAGCCCCACAACAAATGGGCCTACACAATACTACACATGAGCTTTAATAGTACTACAGATGTAGACAGGATAGATCTGAATTAAATAGAATTAAAGTAAACAGCCAAGGATTAAGTCATGGTGTGGGGACAGTTTAGATCTTTTAAATTAGTTGAAAGCTAACCTTTTCCTCTATCCCATTCTCTGACATGAGGAACTCCTGGTTTGGTGTCCTTCCTTTCCTGGATCTCCACTTCCACTTTCTTCAATAAGCTGACCTCAGGGATGTCCTCTGGTGGAGGAGAGGGTCCGATCagttcatcctcctcctcttctcctcctgggACAAGCAGTTCAcaacaaaaatgtattacaacataaaaacagactatATGCACAAAAGTTCTGGTTTACTAATAGAAGGTATATCTTATTAGATCTGAGGTCAGGGGGAAATCTtaccctccttctcttcctctctctgctcatccTCAGTACCATCCAGCTTGGCCTTCTTCATTTTCCTCTGCCTCACTTTGGACAGTCTGGCCTGTAAGATGGCCTTCCTCTTGTCCTTCAGTTGTTCCCTCTTGCTGCGCTGCTCTGTTGTCTAGAGGACAGGAAAGATTTAAAAGAGAAGACTAAACGAACACACAAAGGGGAATTCTCCATTCGCCGAGACTTAAAACAACATAGTTATCAGATATAACAAGTGCACGAGGACTTTATGTACTACCTGGATTGCCAACAGTAGTTGTGTACCAAACAAAGCTTTGTAAACAACAAAGATGTAACATATATTGTCTAAATTTCTACATTTTGTGTTAAGTCCTtactctctcccctccctccatgacatGTACTCCTCCCACCTCACCCAAAAAGCCCTGCCGcatagcaggcgacccctcccaACCGTCTCActgcctcttcagcctgttgccatcaggagGGAGATTGTGCAGTCTacaggccagaaccagcagactgagggacagttttatccaccaggcagtcaggatgctgaactctctccctgttagtgcccccttcacagacttaacctgGTCACTGACACAccaaatcaacgctgaggtctgtcatcctcaggactgaaatgcacacactcactttgattttaaattgcatgaTAGCAAAgttttttgactgttttaaactgcattttattatttttattagcttactctttttcattttagcttgtctttttctagctatttcctatgtt
This window contains:
- the ccdc174 gene encoding coiled-coil domain-containing protein 174 isoform X2, producing the protein MDKKKKPFSVTASSLVDLKAELYRKQEQFKQDRLGQESSSAGFTSQSKAKKPNVWSKQNAGVSARAEKDAEQLAEEQNSLETARRKLEEKAKLYEQMTKGDFPDEETEGLYLVDFTQKIIDKKKETLAERDNEDRRNLSPIPPPENPDEEWVDYVDSLGRSRRCMKKDLPSFKRLDHDLTGKGKASDDKTLLSEDMRRELQRQEWEREEEEAMKRPVGPIHYEDMRGQEARELGVGYFSFAQDEEQRRKQRETLDMLRDQTTEQRSKREQLKDKRKAILQARLSKVRQRKMKKAKLDGTEDEQREEEKEGEEEEDELIGPSPPPEDIPEVSLLKKVEVEIQERKDTKPGVPHVREWDRGKEFMFSEWKTRLRDERDSEFAPPSAYFAERMRQNPERSKTHENKPKMSFKWTKDPGEVSEKKEKPQSQPKTAPPPPQPPQPPQPLQPLQPPQPLQPPQPLQPPQPPQPPQPPQPQQHPVTASQPQTSCQSSPLDQPPYSAPVSAPSFNNTQLPPPMFYPPFPPQFTGPPPMLPPFFSPYPNQYPPHYPPQYPPQPQSNSQPPPPGLPADVTQSQQPAPTIDDMLSFYRNSS
- the ccdc174 gene encoding coiled-coil domain-containing protein 174 isoform X1, with protein sequence MDKKKKPFSVTASSLVDLKAELYRKQEQFKQDRLGQESSSAGFTSQSKAKKPNVWSKQNAGVSARAEKDAEQLAEEQNSLETARRKLEEKAKLYEQMTKGDFPDEETEGLYLVDFTQKIIDKKKETLAERDNEDRRNLSPIPPPENPDEEWVDYVDSLGRSRRCMKKDLPSFKRLDHDLTGKGKASDDKTLLSEDMRRELQRQEWEREEEEAMKRPVGPIHYEDMRGQEARELGVGYFSFAQDEEQRRKQRETLDMLRDQTTEQRSKREQLKDKRKAILQARLSKVRQRKMKKAKLDGTEDEQREEEKEGGEEEEDELIGPSPPPEDIPEVSLLKKVEVEIQERKDTKPGVPHVREWDRGKEFMFSEWKTRLRDERDSEFAPPSAYFAERMRQNPERSKTHENKPKMSFKWTKDPGEVSEKKEKPQSQPKTAPPPPQPPQPPQPLQPLQPPQPLQPPQPLQPPQPPQPPQPPQPQQHPVTASQPQTSCQSSPLDQPPYSAPVSAPSFNNTQLPPPMFYPPFPPQFTGPPPMLPPFFSPYPNQYPPHYPPQYPPQPQSNSQPPPPGLPADVTQSQQPAPTIDDMLSFYRNSS